A region of Mesorhizobium sp. M3A.F.Ca.ET.080.04.2.1 DNA encodes the following proteins:
- a CDS encoding DUF2852 domain-containing protein: MNTSALIRPAWTPATIALMVIGFMVFWPLGLAMLAYIIWGDRLDGFKRDVNRATDGIFAGCRRGSDRAARWGHGSSRTGNVAFDEWREKELERLAEERRKLDDMLSEFDEYARELRRAKDQEEFDRFMANRNKSTAPTTTTGPTGATGPKRGKGENLLDD, translated from the coding sequence ATGAACACATCTGCATTGATCCGTCCGGCCTGGACGCCGGCGACCATCGCACTGATGGTGATCGGCTTCATGGTGTTCTGGCCGCTCGGCCTCGCCATGCTCGCCTACATCATCTGGGGCGACCGGCTCGACGGCTTCAAGCGCGACGTCAACCGCGCGACCGACGGCATCTTCGCCGGCTGCCGCCGCGGTTCCGACAGGGCCGCCCGCTGGGGCCATGGCTCGTCCCGCACCGGCAACGTCGCTTTCGACGAGTGGCGCGAGAAGGAACTCGAGCGCCTCGCCGAGGAGCGCCGCAAGCTCGACGACATGCTGAGCGAGTTCGACGAATATGCCCGCGAACTGCGCCGCGCCAAGGACCAGGAAGAGTTCGACCGCTTCATGGCCAATCGCAACAAGTCGACCGCGCCGACCACTACGACCGGCCCGACCGGAGCGACAGGACCGAAGCGCGGCAAGGGCGAAAACCTGCTTGACGACTGA
- a CDS encoding phosphoribosylanthranilate isomerase — translation MTLDIKICGLKTDAAMAAALAGGASHVGFIFFAKSPRYVDPAEAGRLRQAAIGKAMAVAVIVDADDGFLDEIVAQVRPDMLQLHGAETPERVAEIKARYGLPVMKALSVGEAADIERTKPYIGVADRFLFDAKPPRGSQLPGGNGIAFDWRILAGLDAGVDYMLSGGLNAANIGDALRLANPPGIDVSSGVESAPGVKDPALIEQFFRAVRAARDDRAA, via the coding sequence ATGACGCTCGACATCAAGATCTGCGGACTGAAGACCGACGCCGCGATGGCCGCTGCCCTTGCCGGCGGCGCCAGCCATGTCGGCTTCATCTTCTTTGCCAAGAGCCCGCGCTATGTCGACCCGGCCGAGGCCGGCCGCCTGCGCCAGGCGGCAATCGGCAAGGCCATGGCCGTCGCCGTCATCGTCGATGCCGATGATGGCTTCCTGGATGAGATAGTCGCCCAGGTGCGGCCCGACATGCTGCAGCTCCACGGCGCCGAAACGCCGGAACGGGTGGCGGAGATCAAGGCCCGTTATGGCTTGCCGGTCATGAAGGCGCTGTCGGTCGGCGAGGCTGCGGATATCGAACGGACAAAGCCGTACATCGGCGTCGCCGATCGCTTCCTCTTCGACGCCAAGCCGCCGAGGGGATCGCAATTGCCCGGCGGCAACGGGATTGCCTTCGACTGGCGCATCCTTGCCGGCCTTGACGCCGGCGTCGATTACATGCTTTCCGGAGGGCTCAACGCGGCCAATATCGGCGATGCCCTGAGACTGGCCAATCCGCCCGGAATAGACGTTTCGTCGGGTGTGGAGAGTGCTCCGGGCGTCAAGGATCCGGCGCTGATCGAGCAGTTTTTCCGGGCCGTCAGGGCCGCGCGCGACGACCGCGCCGCCTGA
- a CDS encoding benzoate/H(+) symporter BenE family transporter, with translation MRISIPISAFVAAIVGFGGTLAVVIAAAKAVGATQIETASGVTALCLAMAFECLWLSWRTRMPVISAWSTPGLALVAASSGFSMAEAVGAFVITGILLVATALLKPLARLIASIPASVASGMLAGILVSFAVNAIKAVPADPWLILPLIAAFFVIRLFNPALSVLVVLVGGGLAAFLTGRVGGLPAPELSTLTWIMPDFSTGAVIGLGLPLYLVTMASQNLSGLAVLRAAGYHPDSRLLIGVTGLFSLLSAPFGAGTTNLAAISAALCTGPDVHPDPGERWKTGPFYSLAYLIFAVFGASLVAVFAVLPHGLIVLVAGLALLAPLANALSIALKDEAERMPATVTFAVTVSGLTLFGVGAAFWGLVTGMAVLFLEKLKKR, from the coding sequence ATGCGCATTTCCATTCCCATATCCGCCTTCGTTGCGGCGATCGTCGGCTTTGGCGGCACGCTGGCCGTCGTCATCGCCGCCGCCAAGGCGGTGGGCGCGACGCAAATCGAGACGGCAAGCGGAGTGACGGCGCTCTGCCTGGCGATGGCGTTCGAATGCCTGTGGCTGTCCTGGCGCACCAGAATGCCGGTCATTTCCGCCTGGTCGACGCCGGGCCTGGCGCTCGTCGCCGCCTCCAGCGGCTTCTCCATGGCTGAGGCCGTCGGCGCTTTCGTCATCACCGGCATTCTGCTGGTCGCCACCGCCCTGTTGAAGCCGCTGGCCCGGCTGATCGCCAGCATCCCGGCCTCGGTTGCCTCGGGAATGTTGGCCGGCATCCTGGTCAGTTTCGCCGTCAACGCGATCAAGGCGGTTCCGGCCGATCCGTGGCTGATCCTGCCGCTGATCGCCGCCTTCTTTGTGATCCGGCTGTTCAATCCGGCTCTGTCGGTGCTCGTGGTGCTGGTCGGCGGCGGCCTTGCCGCCTTCCTCACCGGCCGCGTCGGCGGCTTGCCGGCGCCCGAACTGTCGACGCTGACCTGGATCATGCCTGATTTCAGCACCGGCGCCGTCATCGGCCTGGGCCTGCCGCTCTATCTCGTCACCATGGCCTCGCAGAACCTGTCCGGCCTCGCCGTGCTGCGGGCGGCCGGCTACCACCCCGATTCGCGCCTGCTGATCGGCGTCACCGGCCTGTTCTCGCTGCTGTCGGCGCCCTTTGGCGCCGGCACCACCAATCTAGCGGCGATCTCGGCGGCGCTCTGCACCGGGCCGGACGTCCATCCCGATCCGGGGGAACGCTGGAAGACCGGTCCGTTCTATTCGTTGGCCTACCTGATCTTCGCCGTCTTCGGCGCTTCGCTGGTGGCGGTCTTCGCCGTCCTGCCGCACGGCCTCATCGTTCTGGTCGCCGGCCTGGCCTTGCTGGCGCCGCTGGCCAATGCGCTCTCGATCGCGCTGAAGGACGAGGCCGAGCGCATGCCGGCGACCGTCACCTTCGCCGTCACCGTCTCCGGCCTCACACTGTTCGGTGTCGGTGCGGCGTTCTGGGGCCTGGTTACCGGCATGGCGGTGCTTTTCCTCGAAAAGCTCAAAAAGCGATAA
- a CDS encoding alpha/beta hydrolase produces the protein MNASAPVFIDVDGSSIAVRQMPGAAPGVVWLGGYKSDMLGTKAQALSDWTSREGRAYLRHDYSGHGESGGAFADGTISKWLAESLAVFRRFSQGNQILVGSSMGAWIALRMVQELRKAGDSRVVGLVLLAPAPDFTLELIEPVLTDAQRQDLEEKGFFAEPSDYSDEPYIYTRALIEDGRANRVMAGPIDTHCPVHILQGLADPDVPSGHALKLAALLPADDVTLSLIPDGDHRLSRPEDIRMLLRAVGDMARRTA, from the coding sequence ATGAACGCCAGCGCGCCAGTTTTCATCGACGTGGACGGGTCAAGTATCGCCGTCAGGCAGATGCCGGGTGCCGCGCCGGGCGTAGTCTGGCTCGGCGGCTACAAGTCCGACATGCTGGGCACGAAAGCGCAAGCCCTGTCGGACTGGACGAGCCGCGAAGGGCGCGCCTATCTCCGCCATGACTATTCCGGCCACGGGGAATCGGGTGGTGCTTTCGCCGACGGCACGATCTCGAAATGGCTGGCCGAGAGCCTTGCCGTCTTCCGACGGTTCAGCCAAGGCAACCAGATTCTCGTCGGCTCCTCGATGGGCGCATGGATTGCGCTGCGCATGGTGCAGGAACTGCGCAAGGCGGGTGACAGCCGCGTCGTCGGCCTGGTGCTGCTCGCCCCCGCGCCGGATTTCACACTCGAACTGATCGAACCTGTGCTGACAGACGCGCAGCGGCAGGATCTCGAGGAAAAAGGGTTCTTCGCCGAGCCGTCCGACTATTCGGACGAGCCCTATATCTACACGCGCGCGCTGATAGAGGACGGCCGTGCGAACCGGGTGATGGCCGGGCCGATCGACACCCACTGCCCGGTGCATATCCTGCAAGGCCTGGCCGATCCGGATGTGCCGTCGGGCCATGCGCTGAAGCTGGCGGCCTTGCTCCCGGCCGACGACGTCACGCTGTCGCTGATCCCCGATGGCGATCATCGCCTGTCCCGCCCCGAGGATATCCGGATGCTGTTGCGGGCGGTGGGCGACATGGCGCGACGGACCGCCTGA
- a CDS encoding GFA family protein: MTAPHTGGCRCGAVRFEASAEPHHISYCHCSDCRRASGAPVSAFVGFMTDQIALEGKSLKGYQNGPVERSFCGICGSPIAYTDERLAGHIYFTLGAMDMPAYFRPTLHAHVREQLPFLHMPDSLPRHLKTSVPRPSETQS; the protein is encoded by the coding sequence ATGACGGCCCCACACACCGGCGGATGCCGCTGCGGGGCGGTTCGCTTCGAGGCCTCGGCCGAGCCGCACCACATCAGCTATTGCCATTGCAGCGACTGCCGGCGCGCCAGCGGGGCGCCGGTGTCAGCCTTCGTCGGCTTCATGACCGACCAGATCGCGCTCGAAGGCAAGTCGCTGAAGGGCTATCAGAACGGCCCGGTGGAGCGCAGCTTCTGCGGCATCTGCGGCTCGCCGATCGCCTATACCGACGAGCGGCTTGCCGGCCACATCTACTTCACGCTCGGCGCCATGGACATGCCAGCCTATTTCAGGCCGACGCTGCATGCGCATGTGCGCGAGCAGCTGCCCTTCCTGCATATGCCCGATTCACTGCCGCGTCATTTGAAGACGAGCGTGCCCAGACCTTCGGAAACACAGTCATGA
- a CDS encoding isoprenylcysteine carboxylmethyltransferase family protein: MVDEVKVSAASQVDGLGGYQQMRRLVLAVLVAVLFAALLFGQSTFPPDTWVHESIEMFGVLLIFLGVVGRLWATLYIGGRKSSEVVTGGPYSVTRNPLYVFSTVAAAGVGAQIGSFTGIILFALLCAGAFHIVILREEKFLKQVLGAPYEAYLARVPRFFPNLSLYDEGDTGSFKPRLLLNTLLDGLVFLVALPAFELIDGMQQSGMLPVWFTLP, translated from the coding sequence ATGGTCGATGAGGTGAAGGTCTCCGCCGCCAGCCAGGTGGATGGGTTGGGCGGCTACCAGCAGATGCGCAGGCTGGTGCTGGCGGTGCTGGTCGCGGTGCTGTTCGCCGCGCTGCTGTTCGGCCAGTCGACCTTCCCGCCCGATACATGGGTGCATGAGTCGATCGAGATGTTCGGCGTGCTGCTGATCTTCCTCGGCGTCGTCGGACGCCTGTGGGCGACGCTCTATATCGGCGGACGCAAATCCTCCGAAGTGGTCACCGGCGGGCCCTACTCCGTTACCCGCAACCCGCTCTATGTCTTTTCGACCGTCGCCGCCGCCGGCGTCGGCGCGCAGATCGGCTCGTTCACCGGGATCATCCTGTTCGCGCTGCTGTGCGCAGGCGCCTTCCACATCGTCATCCTGCGCGAGGAGAAATTTCTCAAGCAGGTGCTCGGCGCCCCTTACGAGGCCTATCTGGCGCGCGTGCCGCGCTTTTTTCCGAACCTCTCGCTCTACGACGAGGGCGACACCGGCAGCTTCAAGCCGCGCCTGCTTCTGAACACGCTGCTCGACGGGCTGGTGTTCCTGGTGGCGCTGCCGGCCTTCGAGCTGATCGACGGCATGCAGCAGTCGGGGATGCTGCCGGTGTGGTTCACGCTGCCTTAG
- a CDS encoding M48 family metallopeptidase codes for MTLGFFRNLTKPKPVVEREHCVAGRTLPLKIVESARARRLTLRIDSGGQGLRITVPPGLRRGEVEKFLDRHQDWLEQRLAKVPTRPQVRPGIKIPIRGVPHRIVHEPAKRGTVTIVRDERGPLLVVHGERVHLPRRIADYLKREAKREIEKLVVKHTEAIGKRAKAIRYKDTSSRWGSCTSEGNLSFSWRIMMAPPPVINYLVAHEVAHLKEMNHGPKFWKLCEKLCPETDRCKDWLKRNGGALQAIVFE; via the coding sequence ATGACCCTCGGCTTCTTTCGCAACCTGACCAAGCCCAAGCCTGTCGTCGAGCGCGAGCATTGCGTCGCCGGCCGCACGCTGCCGCTCAAGATCGTCGAGAGCGCGCGGGCCCGGCGGCTCACGCTGCGCATCGATTCCGGCGGCCAGGGCCTGCGCATCACGGTGCCGCCGGGCCTGCGGCGCGGCGAGGTGGAAAAGTTCCTCGACCGTCATCAGGACTGGCTGGAGCAGCGCCTGGCCAAGGTGCCGACGCGCCCGCAGGTGCGGCCAGGCATCAAGATCCCGATCCGCGGCGTGCCGCACCGCATCGTCCATGAGCCGGCAAAGCGCGGCACCGTCACCATTGTGCGCGACGAGCGCGGCCCGCTGCTGGTCGTCCATGGCGAGCGCGTGCACCTGCCGCGCCGCATCGCCGATTATCTCAAGCGCGAGGCCAAGCGCGAGATCGAGAAGCTGGTGGTCAAGCACACCGAGGCGATCGGCAAGCGCGCCAAGGCGATCCGCTACAAGGACACGTCCAGCCGCTGGGGGTCATGCACCTCGGAGGGCAATCTCTCCTTCTCCTGGCGCATCATGATGGCCCCGCCGCCGGTGATCAACTACCTGGTGGCGCATGAGGTGGCGCATCTGAAAGAGATGAACCACGGCCCGAAATTCTGGAAGCTGTGCGAGAAGCTCTGCCCGGAGACCGACCGCTGCAAGGACTGGCTGAAGCGCAACGGCGGGGCGTTGCAGGCGATTGTATTTGAATAG
- the rplT gene encoding 50S ribosomal protein L20 codes for MARVKRGVTAHAKHKKVLKAAKGFYGRRKNTIRIAKQAVEKSLQYAYRDRKNRKRSFRALWIQRINAAVHEHGLTYGRFIDGLNKAGIEIDRKILSDMAIHEPQAFAALVAKAKVALEYLKNSTPNAFESAVA; via the coding sequence ATGGCACGCGTAAAGAGAGGCGTTACCGCCCACGCCAAGCACAAGAAGGTCCTGAAAGCCGCCAAGGGTTTCTACGGCCGCCGCAAGAACACCATCCGCATCGCCAAGCAGGCGGTGGAGAAGTCGCTGCAGTACGCCTACCGCGACCGCAAGAACCGCAAGCGCTCGTTCCGCGCGCTGTGGATCCAGCGCATCAATGCGGCGGTGCATGAGCACGGCCTGACCTATGGCCGCTTCATCGACGGCCTCAACAAGGCCGGCATCGAGATCGACCGCAAAATCCTTTCCGACATGGCCATCCACGAGCCGCAGGCTTTCGCCGCGCTTGTGGCCAAGGCCAAGGTCGCGCTCGAATATCTGAAGAACTCCACGCCGAATGCCTTTGAGAGCGCTGTCGCCTAA
- the rpmI gene encoding 50S ribosomal protein L35, with amino-acid sequence MPKMKTKSAAKKRFKITATGKVLSAAAGKRHGMIKRSNKFIRDARGTMVLAEPDGKKVIKNFLPNGL; translated from the coding sequence ATGCCCAAGATGAAGACCAAATCGGCCGCCAAGAAGCGGTTCAAGATTACTGCCACCGGCAAGGTGCTGTCGGCCGCCGCCGGCAAGCGCCATGGCATGATCAAGCGTTCCAACAAGTTCATTCGCGATGCCCGCGGCACGATGGTTCTGGCTGAACCGGACGGCAAGAAGGTCATCAAGAATTTTCTGCCGAACGGCCTCTAA
- the trpB gene encoding tryptophan synthase subunit beta: MNRPATPNSFRTGPDEQGMFGIFGGRFVAETLMPLILDLEEQWNKAKTDPEFKAELQNLSTHYAGRPSKLYFAEGLTKHLREVSSAKGLGGGAKVYFKREDLNHTGSHKINNCLGQILLAKRMGKKRIIAETGAGQHGVAAATVAARFGYPCVVYMGATDVARQSPNVFRMKLLGAEVRPVTAGHGTLKDAMNEALRDWVTNVEDTYYLIGTAAGPHPYPELVRDFQSVIGWEARAQVLEQEGRLPDVIIAAVGGGSNAIGLFHPFLDDKDVRIIGIEAGGRGLDGVEHCASMNAGAPGVLHGNRTYLLQNSDGQILDGHSISAGLDYPGVGPEHSWLRDSGRVQYEPILDDEALEAFQLTTRVEGIIPALESAHAIAHAMKIVPAMHKDQIVIVNLSGRGDKDVHTVAKMLGMEI, encoded by the coding sequence ATGAACAGGCCGGCCACGCCCAATTCCTTCCGCACCGGACCCGACGAGCAGGGCATGTTCGGCATTTTCGGCGGCCGTTTCGTAGCCGAGACGCTGATGCCGCTGATCCTCGATCTCGAAGAGCAGTGGAACAAGGCCAAGACCGATCCGGAATTCAAGGCCGAGCTGCAGAACCTGTCGACCCACTATGCCGGGCGGCCCTCGAAGCTCTATTTCGCCGAGGGGCTGACGAAGCATCTTCGCGAGGTTTCCTCGGCGAAGGGCCTCGGCGGCGGCGCCAAGGTCTATTTCAAGCGCGAGGACCTGAACCACACCGGTTCGCACAAGATCAACAACTGCCTTGGCCAGATCCTGCTCGCCAAGCGCATGGGCAAGAAGCGCATCATCGCCGAGACCGGTGCCGGCCAGCACGGTGTCGCTGCGGCAACCGTTGCGGCGCGCTTCGGCTATCCTTGCGTCGTCTACATGGGCGCCACCGACGTCGCCCGCCAGAGCCCCAACGTCTTCCGCATGAAGCTGCTCGGCGCCGAGGTGCGGCCGGTCACCGCCGGCCACGGCACGCTGAAGGATGCCATGAACGAGGCCCTGCGCGACTGGGTGACCAATGTCGAGGACACCTATTATCTGATCGGCACCGCCGCCGGCCCGCATCCCTATCCGGAGCTGGTGCGCGATTTCCAATCGGTGATCGGTTGGGAAGCCCGCGCCCAGGTGCTGGAGCAGGAAGGCCGGCTGCCCGATGTCATCATCGCCGCCGTCGGCGGCGGCTCCAACGCCATTGGCCTCTTCCATCCCTTCCTCGACGACAAGGATGTGCGCATCATCGGCATCGAAGCCGGCGGACGCGGCCTCGACGGCGTCGAGCATTGCGCCTCGATGAATGCCGGTGCGCCCGGCGTGCTGCATGGCAACCGCACCTATCTGTTGCAGAATTCCGACGGCCAGATCCTCGACGGCCATTCGATCTCGGCCGGTCTCGACTATCCGGGCGTCGGACCCGAACATTCCTGGCTGCGCGACAGCGGCCGCGTCCAATATGAGCCGATCCTCGACGACGAGGCACTGGAGGCCTTCCAACTGACGACGCGCGTCGAAGGCATCATTCCGGCGCTGGAATCCGCGCATGCCATCGCGCATGCGATGAAGATCGTGCCGGCAATGCACAAGGACCAGATCGTCATCGTCAACCTGTCCGGCCGCGGCGACAAGGACGTGCATACGGTGGCCAAGATGCTGGGCATGGAGATCTGA
- the pheS gene encoding phenylalanine--tRNA ligase subunit alpha: MNATAGNLETLEASLLAEIAAAADEPAIEAVRVSALGKKGSVSEMLKTLGAMSAEERQVKGPAINGLKNRVSDALAARKAELRDVAITARLAAERVDVTLPVRQSPAERGRIHPISQVIDEIAAIFGDLGFAIAEGPDIETDYYNFTALNFPEGHPAREMHDTFFFQPDEKGERKLLRTHTSPVQIRTMERQKPPIRIVIPGKTYRQDSDATHSPMFHQVEGLVIDKTANIANMKWVLEEFCKAFFEVPSVKMRFRPSFFPFTEPSLEVDIQCDRSRPGEVRFGEGSDWMEILGCGMVHPNVLRHGGLDPDEYQGFAWGLGIDRIAMLKYGMPDLRAFFDADVRWLSHYGFRPLDLPTLFGGLSA; this comes from the coding sequence GTGAACGCCACCGCTGGAAATCTTGAAACCCTTGAAGCCTCCCTGCTTGCCGAGATCGCGGCGGCGGCCGACGAGCCGGCGATCGAGGCGGTGCGGGTCTCGGCACTGGGCAAGAAGGGATCGGTCTCCGAGATGCTGAAGACGCTCGGCGCGATGAGCGCAGAGGAACGGCAAGTGAAGGGCCCTGCCATCAACGGCCTGAAGAACCGCGTCAGCGATGCGCTGGCGGCGCGCAAGGCGGAGTTGAGGGACGTGGCGATCACGGCCCGGCTCGCGGCCGAGAGGGTCGACGTGACGCTGCCGGTGCGCCAATCGCCGGCCGAGCGCGGCCGCATCCATCCGATCAGCCAGGTGATCGACGAGATCGCCGCGATCTTCGGCGATCTCGGCTTCGCCATCGCCGAAGGTCCGGACATCGAGACCGACTATTACAATTTCACCGCGCTGAACTTCCCGGAAGGACATCCGGCGCGCGAGATGCACGACACCTTCTTCTTCCAGCCGGACGAGAAGGGCGAGCGCAAGCTGTTGCGCACGCACACCTCGCCGGTGCAGATCCGCACCATGGAGCGGCAGAAGCCGCCGATCCGCATCGTCATCCCCGGCAAGACCTACCGGCAGGATTCCGACGCCACGCACTCGCCGATGTTCCATCAGGTCGAGGGCCTGGTGATCGACAAAACCGCCAACATCGCCAACATGAAGTGGGTGCTGGAGGAATTCTGCAAGGCCTTCTTCGAGGTGCCGAGCGTGAAAATGCGCTTCCGGCCGTCCTTCTTTCCGTTCACCGAGCCCAGCCTCGAGGTCGACATCCAGTGCGACCGCTCGCGGCCCGGCGAAGTGCGCTTCGGCGAAGGCTCCGACTGGATGGAAATCCTGGGCTGCGGCATGGTGCATCCCAACGTGCTGCGCCACGGCGGCCTCGACCCCGATGAATACCAGGGATTTGCCTGGGGCCTGGGCATCGACCGCATCGCCATGCTGAAATACGGCATGCCGGACCTGCGCGCCTTCTTCGACGCCGACGTGCGCTGGCTGTCGCATTACGGTTTCAGGCCGCTCGACCTGCCGACGCTGTTCGGAGGGCTCTCCGCATGA
- the infC gene encoding translation initiation factor IF-3, producing MRRPFKAAAPTKDGPRSNRDIRVPRVQLIDAEGHNRGEVSINDALLLAEEAGLDLVEISPNAQPPVAKILDLGKLKYANQKKAAEARKNQKVIEIKEIKMRPNIDSHDYETKMKAVRRFFEDGDKVKLTLRFRGREMAHMELGMQLLNKVREEVAQIAKVEAEPKLEGRQMMMVLAPR from the coding sequence ATTCGCAGACCTTTCAAAGCAGCGGCGCCCACCAAGGACGGCCCGCGCTCCAACCGAGACATCCGGGTGCCCCGGGTCCAGCTCATCGACGCAGAAGGCCACAACCGTGGCGAAGTTTCCATCAACGACGCATTGCTGCTGGCCGAGGAGGCCGGGCTCGATCTGGTCGAGATTTCTCCCAACGCGCAGCCGCCAGTCGCCAAGATCCTCGATCTCGGCAAGCTGAAATACGCCAACCAGAAGAAGGCGGCCGAGGCGCGCAAGAACCAGAAGGTCATCGAGATCAAGGAGATCAAGATGCGCCCGAACATCGACAGCCATGACTACGAGACCAAGATGAAGGCCGTGCGGCGCTTCTTCGAGGACGGCGACAAGGTCAAGCTGACGCTGCGTTTCCGCGGCCGCGAGATGGCGCATATGGAGCTGGGCATGCAGCTTCTGAACAAGGTCCGCGAGGAAGTGGCGCAGATCGCCAAGGTCGAAGCCGAGCCCAAGCTCGAAGGCCGGCAGATGATGATGGTGCTGGCGCCGCGCTGA